GCCACCGCCGGTGCGCAACCCTTCACCTCGACCGCCAACCGCGCGACCATCCAGGCTGAAGCCGTTGCCAAGGCCCACGATCCGTTCGCGAGCCTTGACCGCCGCGCTTACTACCGCGACGAAGTGCCTGCTGCCTACAAGAAGCCCAGCGTGTCGTTCACGCGCCAAGCCGGCCTCTGATCCGATCGCTCTGATCGGCAGCATGAAGAACGGGCCCTCGGGCCCGTTTTTTCGTTTCTGCCGCTGACCGGGTTTCAGGCCCCGGGCCTCACAGCAGCGACTCCGGAATCAACAGCGACTGGATGTAGAGCTTCATCCGCATCGACAGATCGGCCCCCGGCTCGCTGTCGGACACCTTCACGGGTTGCGGACCATCGACCCGCCACCATTCGAGTTCGAAGCGGCTGCCGGGCTTGAGCTTCACCTGGTAGGACGCGTGGTCCTTCAGCTGTTGCAGGAAATCGTGCGCTTCCTTCGCGAGCGGCGGGCTGTCGATGAGCAGGCCGAACTCGGTGTTCAGCGCGGCGGAGCGCGGGTCCAT
This region of Variovorax sp. RKNM96 genomic DNA includes:
- a CDS encoding alpha/beta hydrolase, which gives rise to MNASKILAAAALSLLAAAGAQAETYDGVHTVNSSVSRAEVASQAVVAARAGNEYSDGATAGAQPFTSTANRATIQAEAVAKAHDPFASLDRRAYYRDEVPAAYKKPSVSFTRQAGL